A region from the Paraburkholderia flagellata genome encodes:
- a CDS encoding TetR/AcrR family transcriptional regulator, giving the protein MSTDTTIDHRTRVAAERRERMRARLIESAMLVFAEKGVGGSVIQEVIAAADVSQGTFYNYFRTNEELLAAVTQELNDELLRLIEVEVRSYDDPTRRIACGVRMFLRAAQTYPLLARFISAAGLHAAGPSSLIYEYLPVHIEQGLASGRFRDVSVEVALDVIVGTTLTTAQRFATEARTCASPEQAVAAILRGLGVSRSEAQALVRTKLPAIAVPATSLLERGHARMQDQLPPPGVDAG; this is encoded by the coding sequence ATGAGTACAGACACGACCATTGACCATCGGACCCGCGTCGCGGCAGAACGCCGGGAGCGGATGCGCGCAAGATTGATCGAGAGCGCGATGCTGGTTTTTGCAGAAAAGGGCGTGGGAGGCAGCGTCATTCAGGAAGTCATCGCAGCAGCGGACGTCTCCCAAGGCACCTTCTACAACTACTTTCGTACGAACGAAGAATTGCTCGCAGCGGTGACCCAGGAGCTGAACGATGAACTGCTTCGGCTCATCGAGGTGGAGGTGCGTTCGTACGACGATCCGACGCGGCGGATCGCCTGTGGCGTGCGGATGTTCTTGCGGGCGGCGCAAACTTACCCGCTGCTCGCACGCTTCATTTCCGCAGCGGGCTTGCACGCTGCGGGTCCGAGCAGCCTGATCTACGAATACCTGCCTGTTCATATCGAACAGGGATTGGCGAGCGGGCGTTTTCGTGACGTTTCGGTTGAGGTTGCCCTGGACGTAATCGTTGGAACAACGTTGACCACGGCTCAGCGTTTTGCCACCGAAGCGCGAACTTGTGCGTCGCCAGAACAGGCTGTTGCAGCCATTCTTCGGGGCCTCGGAGTCAGCCGATCGGAAGCCCAGGCGCTAGTGCGCACCAAACTGCCTGCCATTGCCGTGCCGGCCACTTCGCTACTCGAGCGCGGGCATGCGAGGATGCAGGATCAGTTGCCGCCCCCCGGCGTTGACGCCGGTTAG
- a CDS encoding adenylate/guanylate cyclase domain-containing protein encodes MRCSSCGFDNPFSAKLCEKCGARLARSCPHCYHEVPASAKFCSECGAPLRGAVQATFAAPIHYTPAHLTERILAEQATLEARSEAVGERKTITALFADMAGSTALIHDLDPEEADRLIGPVVALMMEAVHHYEGYVAKSLGDGILALFGAPIAHEDHAQRALYAALRMQDAMRQHGDRIRLEHGIPLDIRIGIHTGEVVVRSIRKDDLRADYDSLGQTMHVASRMETMAAPSTILVSESTYKLAQGYFEFKGLGAAQVKGLSTPLAVYELLGLGALRTRLQVAARRGLARFVGREDELQALRCAMEQATGGCGQIVSVVGEAGVGKSRLFLEFKERSQRGCLVLETFSVSHGKAFAYLPLIELLKHYFKITVQDDERQCREKITGKVLTLERRLETLVPYLLALFGISEPGSALLELDPQVRRAHTFEAITHLLVRESENQPVELLIEDLQWLDSETEAFLAFCVNQLANARVLLLVNYRPEHQPGWTPNSNYRQLRLEPLGDAEAHAMLSALLGDEPTLVPVKQLVLEKTEGNPFFMEEVVQTLVEEKALIGEPGRYRIQQTPATLRIPTTVQGVLAARIDRLPAAEKALLQTLAVVGKEFPWSLVRQVCSGQTGLPEHELRRLLASLQAAEFIFEHPAFPEVEYAFKHALTQEVAGQSLLTEQRSVLHERTAQAIEALYPARLNDYCDELAHHYSLSNNIPKAVEYLQHAGLQALERSANLEAIQHLGAALALLARLPDARERARQELAIQLALGPIWMSARGPASPEVKATYTRALTLCDQVGESSRLFPVQLGLRVYHALRAEYATAHELGEQLLRLAQNDNDRGLLVEAHSAVGTSFFFQGDLVNARVHLEQVVALYDPEQHRTHARDYGLDPGMIGLSVLAWILWAMGYADQASKRSQDALALARKMSHPSSLALSLVAAADLHRFRREAQLAQECAEAAIALATDQAFPFWLAYGTIVRGWALAEQGRFEPGIVLINQGFAAYQATGAEMMRSGILSMLAAAYGHAGQVQAALSALNEALVVADKTGEHYYEAELHRLKGELMLQHARTHASASRREAEACFQKAIAVATRQRSKSLELRATVSLARLWQAQGETAAARRRLDKIYGAFTEGFDSADLRSARALLDELPLKT; translated from the coding sequence ATGCGCTGCTCCAGTTGTGGGTTCGACAATCCCTTTAGCGCAAAACTCTGCGAAAAGTGCGGCGCGAGGTTGGCGCGCTCTTGCCCGCATTGCTATCACGAAGTGCCCGCGAGCGCCAAGTTCTGCAGCGAATGCGGCGCACCGTTGCGCGGTGCCGTGCAAGCTACATTCGCCGCCCCGATTCACTACACTCCTGCGCATCTGACTGAGCGAATCCTGGCCGAGCAGGCCACCCTGGAAGCGCGTAGCGAAGCTGTCGGCGAACGCAAGACAATCACGGCGCTCTTCGCGGATATGGCCGGTTCGACAGCGTTGATCCACGATCTTGATCCTGAAGAGGCCGACAGGCTGATTGGACCGGTCGTCGCGCTGATGATGGAAGCGGTGCATCACTACGAAGGCTATGTCGCGAAGTCGCTTGGCGACGGGATATTAGCCCTGTTTGGGGCACCCATCGCTCATGAGGACCACGCGCAGCGTGCTCTGTACGCGGCGCTCCGCATGCAGGACGCGATGCGCCAGCACGGAGACCGAATCCGCCTGGAACACGGCATACCCCTTGATATCAGGATCGGGATCCATACAGGTGAAGTCGTCGTGCGCTCGATCCGCAAGGACGATCTGCGCGCCGATTACGATTCGCTCGGTCAGACGATGCACGTTGCCTCGCGCATGGAAACCATGGCGGCGCCTTCCACGATCCTTGTGAGCGAGTCCACTTACAAGCTTGCGCAAGGCTACTTCGAGTTCAAGGGGCTCGGGGCTGCCCAGGTCAAGGGTTTGTCCACGCCGCTCGCGGTGTACGAATTACTTGGGCTCGGCGCCCTGCGCACGCGCCTGCAAGTGGCGGCGCGACGCGGTCTGGCCCGGTTCGTCGGTCGCGAAGACGAACTGCAGGCCTTGCGCTGCGCAATGGAGCAAGCAACGGGAGGGTGCGGGCAGATCGTCAGCGTGGTGGGTGAAGCCGGCGTGGGCAAGTCCCGGCTGTTTCTTGAGTTCAAGGAGCGATCGCAGCGTGGCTGCCTGGTACTGGAAACCTTTTCGGTTTCGCACGGCAAGGCATTTGCCTATCTGCCGCTGATCGAACTGTTGAAGCACTACTTCAAGATCACTGTTCAGGACGACGAACGGCAGTGCCGTGAAAAGATCACCGGCAAAGTGCTGACCCTGGAGCGTCGTCTCGAAACCCTCGTCCCGTACCTGCTTGCTCTCTTCGGTATCAGCGAGCCGGGCTCGGCACTGCTGGAGCTGGACCCTCAGGTGCGGCGCGCACACACATTCGAGGCGATTACTCACCTGCTCGTGCGCGAAAGCGAGAACCAGCCCGTCGAACTGCTGATCGAAGACCTGCAGTGGCTCGACAGCGAAACCGAAGCCTTCCTTGCGTTCTGCGTCAATCAACTGGCGAACGCCAGGGTCCTCCTGCTCGTGAACTACCGGCCGGAACACCAGCCTGGGTGGACTCCGAACAGCAACTACAGGCAGCTGCGGCTCGAGCCGTTAGGCGACGCCGAAGCTCACGCGATGCTCTCAGCGCTGCTCGGCGACGAGCCCACACTTGTGCCGGTGAAGCAGCTCGTCCTCGAGAAGACGGAGGGCAATCCCTTCTTCATGGAAGAGGTCGTCCAGACCCTGGTCGAGGAGAAAGCGCTGATCGGCGAGCCCGGCCGCTACCGCATCCAGCAGACGCCTGCCACCCTGCGTATTCCAACGACTGTGCAGGGCGTGCTTGCCGCTCGCATCGACCGCCTTCCCGCCGCTGAGAAAGCGTTGCTGCAGACCCTGGCCGTGGTCGGCAAGGAGTTCCCCTGGAGTTTGGTCCGGCAAGTCTGCAGCGGCCAAACCGGGCTGCCTGAACACGAGCTACGCCGCCTGCTCGCCAGCTTGCAGGCCGCCGAGTTCATTTTCGAGCATCCAGCGTTTCCTGAGGTGGAGTATGCGTTCAAGCACGCCCTCACCCAGGAGGTCGCAGGCCAGTCGCTACTCACGGAACAGCGCAGTGTCCTGCATGAGCGCACCGCGCAGGCCATCGAAGCGCTCTACCCCGCCCGGCTCAACGACTATTGCGACGAGCTGGCGCACCACTACAGCCTGAGCAACAACATCCCGAAAGCGGTGGAGTATCTGCAGCATGCGGGTCTGCAGGCGTTGGAGCGTTCAGCCAATCTCGAGGCGATCCAGCACCTCGGCGCAGCGCTCGCACTGCTCGCGCGGCTGCCCGACGCACGCGAACGCGCGCGACAGGAACTCGCGATACAGCTTGCGCTCGGTCCGATCTGGATGTCAGCCCGAGGCCCTGCCTCCCCGGAGGTGAAGGCCACTTATACACGTGCGCTGACATTGTGCGATCAGGTTGGCGAATCATCGCGGCTCTTTCCGGTCCAGCTGGGGCTGCGGGTCTATCACGCATTGCGTGCGGAGTACGCCACCGCGCACGAACTGGGCGAGCAGTTGCTGCGCCTCGCGCAGAACGACAACGACCGCGGTTTGCTGGTGGAAGCGCACAGCGCAGTCGGAACCAGCTTCTTTTTTCAGGGCGACCTGGTCAACGCGCGTGTCCATCTCGAGCAGGTCGTTGCGCTCTACGATCCTGAACAGCATCGGACACATGCCCGTGATTACGGACTCGATCCGGGCATGATCGGCCTGAGCGTATTGGCCTGGATCCTGTGGGCCATGGGTTATGCGGACCAGGCAAGCAAGCGGAGTCAGGATGCTCTTGCGCTCGCGCGGAAGATGTCACACCCATCCAGCCTGGCGCTCAGCCTAGTCGCGGCAGCCGATTTGCATCGATTTCGGCGCGAGGCGCAGTTGGCTCAAGAATGCGCCGAAGCCGCCATCGCGCTTGCCACTGATCAGGCGTTCCCGTTCTGGCTCGCGTACGGAACGATCGTTCGGGGCTGGGCCCTCGCTGAGCAGGGGCGCTTCGAGCCGGGGATTGTCCTGATCAATCAGGGGTTTGCCGCCTACCAGGCCACCGGCGCTGAGATGATGCGCTCAGGCATCCTGTCCATGCTCGCCGCAGCCTATGGACACGCTGGCCAGGTGCAGGCCGCGTTGAGCGCGCTGAATGAGGCGCTCGTTGTGGCAGACAAAACGGGCGAGCACTATTACGAAGCGGAATTGCATCGCCTGAAGGGCGAACTGATGCTCCAGCATGCGAGAACCCATGCATCTGCAAGTCGACGGGAAGCCGAGGCATGCTTTCAAAAAGCGATCGCGGTCGCCACCCGTCAACGCTCGAAGTCGCTGGAGTTGCGCGCAACCGTGAGCCTTGCGCGGCTGTGGCAAGCACAAGGCGAGACAGCAGCGGCCCGGCGGCGGCTGGACAAAATCTACGGTGCCTTTACTGAAGGCTTTGACTCCGCCGATTTGCGCTCGGCGAGGGCGCTGCTCGATGAGCTGCCGTTGAAAACATAG
- a CDS encoding DUF2971 domain-containing protein produces the protein MTGPTQSFDPNAPDILLYEHFWRVQKQFLARQRKAFEEVETLYHYTTAEGFKSILDGREFWATHIAHLNDSSELEYGLTLLKDRLGVLEAVRPNEYVRLFVERAREQFRHAAVMLFRAYVVCFCENGNLLSQWRGYASGGGGYSIGLSRHLESPILSNGEANLIEKHGLVQLRKILYDGSEQTRLLDELLIGLVPIFEQYGAIMHRERFRVEIVDNAVMQLQTVLADLLPCFKNPSFREEQEWRYVYFAERHPVPNERFRIRNGSFVPYIPLRLLDSENGPLRVAQAFCGPTLNPELAIWTVHELAGSLGYTNVDVRPSGIPLRF, from the coding sequence ATGACCGGACCGACGCAATCCTTCGATCCAAATGCACCGGACATTCTTCTTTACGAGCACTTTTGGCGTGTTCAGAAGCAATTTCTGGCTCGTCAAAGGAAGGCGTTCGAAGAAGTTGAGACGCTGTACCACTACACAACGGCCGAAGGATTCAAGTCTATTCTCGACGGTCGAGAGTTTTGGGCTACGCACATTGCACATCTGAACGATTCGTCTGAGCTTGAATACGGCCTCACCCTGCTGAAGGACCGGCTCGGGGTACTAGAAGCCGTGCGGCCAAACGAGTATGTTCGATTGTTCGTCGAAAGAGCGAGAGAGCAGTTTCGTCATGCTGCTGTTATGTTGTTCAGGGCTTATGTCGTTTGCTTCTGCGAGAACGGCAACCTGCTGAGTCAGTGGCGCGGATACGCAAGCGGCGGGGGCGGGTATTCCATCGGCCTTTCTCGACATTTGGAGTCGCCAATTCTCTCCAATGGCGAAGCGAACTTGATAGAGAAACACGGCCTCGTTCAGCTTAGAAAGATTCTCTACGACGGCTCCGAACAGACTAGACTTCTCGACGAACTGCTCATCGGTTTGGTACCGATATTCGAACAATACGGGGCGATCATGCACCGCGAGAGGTTTCGGGTGGAGATCGTGGACAACGCCGTAATGCAACTGCAGACAGTGCTGGCCGATCTACTGCCCTGTTTCAAAAATCCGTCCTTTCGTGAAGAGCAGGAGTGGCGCTACGTCTACTTTGCAGAGCGCCATCCAGTCCCAAACGAACGATTTCGCATCAGGAACGGAAGCTTTGTTCCATATATTCCTTTGAGGTTACTCGACAGCGAGAACGGACCACTGCGAGTCGCACAAGCATTTTGCGGCCCGACGTTGAACCCCGAGCTTGCGATTTGGACGGTTCACGAGCTGGCTGGTTCGCTCGGATACACAAACGTCGATGTTCGCCCGTCGGGAATCCCGCTGCGGTTTTGA
- a CDS encoding SOS response-associated peptidase: protein MCTNYAAARRDQLFKHFGIEPPDSPWRDEVYKDYAAPIIRRIEGRDRADLATFGIVPRRHIPEGVRPFDTMNARSETLGEKRSFSGAWKKLQLALIPCEAIYEPNYESGQAVRWRIGLADHAPFAVAGLWRVWNEPEGQALSFTMLTLNADEHPLMRRFHKPGAEKRGVVIVPRDEHENWLACRSTDEARSFLALYPADGMSAEAAPAPPRKTKAESNV from the coding sequence ATGTGCACAAATTACGCAGCCGCGCGCCGCGACCAGCTATTCAAGCACTTCGGGATCGAGCCGCCGGACAGTCCGTGGCGCGATGAGGTGTACAAGGACTATGCCGCGCCGATCATCCGTCGCATCGAGGGCCGCGACCGAGCGGACCTCGCGACGTTCGGCATTGTCCCGAGGCGGCATATCCCGGAAGGCGTGAGGCCGTTCGACACCATGAATGCGCGTTCGGAGACGCTTGGCGAAAAGCGCTCGTTCAGCGGGGCGTGGAAGAAGCTCCAGCTTGCGTTGATTCCTTGCGAAGCGATCTACGAACCGAACTACGAGAGCGGCCAGGCCGTCCGCTGGCGTATCGGCCTGGCCGATCATGCGCCTTTCGCGGTCGCCGGCCTGTGGCGCGTGTGGAATGAACCCGAGGGACAGGCGCTGTCGTTCACGATGCTCACACTGAACGCCGACGAGCATCCGCTCATGCGACGCTTCCACAAGCCCGGCGCGGAGAAGCGCGGCGTGGTCATCGTACCGCGCGACGAACACGAAAACTGGCTCGCATGCCGCTCGACCGATGAGGCCCGGTCCTTCCTCGCGTTGTATCCGGCGGACGGCATGAGCGCGGAGGCAGCGCCGGCACCCCCGCGCAAAACCAAGGCCGAATCGAACGTCTGA
- the yecR gene encoding YecR family lipoprotein produces MEKKIAMLLGAAIFLGACAAPKEMVATGGSKADGTVRMSYEYGMFEVPEVNAAQGAAAATQRCAAWGYKEAEPFGGATKDCVDRSGGSCDRWRVTVEYQCTGTP; encoded by the coding sequence ATGGAAAAAAAGATCGCAATGCTCTTGGGCGCAGCAATTTTCTTGGGGGCCTGCGCAGCACCTAAAGAAATGGTCGCTACAGGCGGCAGCAAGGCCGACGGCACCGTGAGAATGTCATATGAATATGGCATGTTCGAGGTGCCCGAAGTGAACGCAGCACAAGGCGCTGCGGCCGCCACACAACGATGTGCGGCATGGGGGTATAAAGAAGCTGAACCATTCGGCGGTGCGACAAAAGATTGCGTCGATAGATCGGGCGGCAGCTGCGACCGTTGGAGGGTTACTGTAGAGTATCAGTGTACTGGCACACCATAG
- a CDS encoding DUF4185 domain-containing protein produces the protein MQSPPKIVGPLGPCSKYIRLQGQTPGTLVTVLASFNNVWDIVCKLPATSPDEVFELTRPLKPREHVVTDAFTAQSPEEIVQDQPDLNAIGRVTGITFPYACGECLWITNAIPGANVEVRDANGNLRGQGPAPDGNARINLTAPIHHNETLTARQFVCGVGGTPTTLLTATEPPALKGKLNPPKITGTVRECDTAVRIEEVIEGAVVSILIDDTDELRACFDRSGLWFQLGRELNVRQGLRVRQSFDNCELHSLYSMPPAPVEELLALDPPTINQPLCEGSCFVTIGGLTFGDTVTIVQDGLEIGGGTAWDSQCDFIIQPLKYNYHSKVTALRTRCGVTSLPSDVATVEKSPGSIPEPVIVGPLYDCGAAVHVVGLHPGARVNVVSDRRGTIGNAYVWETEADIFVFGLLHPPENISIAEVACGHNVTSPKSEPVLEHPRTLDPPVLLRWTWNTRASVPVDGLLPGAMVEVQIDGIHVTTVPMTLKRAEIPLPAKPSAGSTVRVRQWLCNVASDWSALSPQAVVQSIDDYDVGLVAGSVSRVCQLTGDYDPEGLPHRNDTEGVRVIGTDLGISVDHMIAGEKRTYFFFGDTADDDTGNGDSIFYTLDNDPTPNGPLLKCLTVQDPDDDDFGAFARLAVEGVDLPGFGVPTGAFSWDGRIYLFVTTKFVSDDDPMTQSFLGSAVDPALGFTNHGMVDAEGDPNYDFRFINIAPCVIANDDWDGLPDTARPGGVGVLLCGSGRYRRSNPYLAYVPIEDITKPRTNWAYFSISGNQWTSDPQYASPLFIDPVVGELSLSYHPYLQKWLLLYNSNPGDGSIVMRSATVPWGPWSAPCPLFFVHEGLRKFIHEPGQDGLGWLPPLNIVNLLPTENTNRGDVYGPYIVSRWNDWDDVTQRQAIYFTMSTWVPYQPQLMRALLELVKR, from the coding sequence ACATTGTGTGTAAACTTCCCGCCACCAGCCCGGACGAAGTATTCGAACTCACGCGTCCACTCAAACCACGCGAACACGTAGTGACAGACGCATTCACCGCGCAATCGCCGGAGGAAATCGTCCAGGACCAACCGGATCTGAATGCCATTGGACGTGTGACCGGAATTACGTTCCCATACGCATGCGGCGAATGCCTCTGGATCACTAACGCGATTCCCGGCGCCAACGTGGAGGTCCGCGACGCGAACGGTAACCTGCGGGGACAAGGCCCAGCGCCGGACGGCAACGCTCGGATCAATCTTACCGCGCCGATACACCATAACGAGACGCTCACGGCGAGACAGTTTGTCTGCGGCGTCGGAGGGACACCAACTACCCTTTTAACGGCGACCGAACCTCCAGCGCTGAAAGGCAAACTGAACCCTCCGAAAATCACGGGCACCGTGCGTGAGTGCGATACTGCAGTCCGCATAGAGGAAGTTATTGAAGGGGCAGTCGTAAGCATCCTCATTGACGACACTGATGAACTAAGGGCCTGCTTTGATCGATCGGGGCTTTGGTTCCAGCTCGGCCGAGAGCTAAACGTGCGGCAAGGTCTCCGGGTGCGCCAGTCCTTCGACAACTGTGAGCTCCACAGCCTCTATTCAATGCCTCCGGCTCCCGTTGAGGAACTCCTTGCACTCGATCCGCCGACTATAAACCAACCACTGTGCGAAGGAAGTTGCTTCGTCACTATCGGAGGGCTGACATTTGGCGACACCGTGACGATTGTGCAAGACGGATTGGAGATTGGAGGAGGAACTGCCTGGGATTCCCAGTGCGACTTCATAATCCAGCCGTTGAAATACAACTACCACTCAAAAGTGACTGCACTTCGGACGCGCTGCGGAGTCACCAGCCTGCCTTCCGACGTCGCGACAGTTGAGAAGAGCCCCGGTTCGATCCCGGAGCCGGTGATCGTCGGACCATTGTACGACTGCGGAGCAGCGGTTCATGTTGTCGGACTGCATCCCGGCGCCCGAGTGAATGTTGTCTCCGATCGGCGGGGAACGATCGGGAATGCATACGTCTGGGAAACTGAAGCCGATATTTTCGTTTTCGGTTTACTGCATCCTCCGGAAAACATATCGATCGCGGAGGTGGCTTGCGGGCACAACGTTACCTCGCCCAAATCGGAACCTGTGCTCGAGCATCCACGGACACTCGACCCACCTGTACTACTGCGGTGGACCTGGAACACGCGAGCGTCCGTTCCTGTAGACGGCCTCCTACCCGGTGCAATGGTGGAAGTCCAGATCGATGGCATCCACGTGACGACGGTGCCGATGACGCTGAAAAGGGCCGAAATACCTCTTCCGGCCAAACCGAGTGCTGGAAGTACTGTACGTGTACGTCAGTGGCTTTGCAACGTTGCCTCCGACTGGTCCGCGTTGTCTCCACAGGCCGTCGTTCAGTCGATCGATGACTACGATGTCGGCCTGGTCGCAGGCTCAGTTAGCCGGGTATGCCAATTGACCGGAGACTATGACCCGGAAGGACTGCCTCACAGAAACGACACGGAAGGGGTGAGGGTCATCGGTACAGACCTAGGAATCTCCGTCGACCACATGATCGCCGGAGAAAAGCGCACGTACTTCTTTTTCGGTGATACGGCCGACGACGACACCGGCAACGGCGATAGCATCTTCTACACGCTCGACAATGATCCTACGCCAAACGGGCCACTTCTGAAATGCCTTACGGTTCAGGACCCAGACGACGACGACTTCGGCGCGTTTGCCAGGCTCGCAGTAGAAGGCGTGGATTTGCCTGGCTTCGGTGTGCCGACGGGTGCGTTCTCGTGGGATGGGCGAATCTATCTATTTGTGACGACCAAGTTTGTAAGCGATGACGACCCGATGACACAGTCCTTTCTGGGCTCAGCAGTCGATCCGGCGTTGGGGTTCACCAATCACGGGATGGTCGATGCGGAGGGCGATCCCAACTACGATTTTCGCTTCATTAATATTGCGCCGTGCGTGATCGCGAATGACGATTGGGATGGCCTGCCTGACACGGCGCGACCCGGTGGCGTTGGCGTACTGCTGTGCGGCTCTGGACGATACAGAAGAAGTAACCCGTACCTGGCATATGTGCCGATAGAGGACATCACGAAGCCCCGCACCAACTGGGCATATTTCTCTATCTCGGGCAATCAATGGACGTCCGATCCACAATATGCGAGCCCCCTCTTTATCGATCCGGTAGTTGGAGAGCTGTCCCTCTCGTATCACCCCTACCTTCAAAAATGGTTGCTTCTTTACAATTCAAATCCCGGCGACGGGTCAATTGTCATGCGATCAGCAACCGTTCCGTGGGGCCCATGGTCGGCTCCATGCCCCTTGTTTTTCGTGCATGAAGGCCTTAGAAAGTTCATCCACGAACCGGGTCAAGACGGTTTGGGCTGGCTTCCTCCGCTCAATATAGTCAATTTGCTGCCAACCGAAAACACAAATCGTGGTGACGTCTATGGACCGTACATTGTTTCCCGCTGGAATGACTGGGATGACGTGACGCAACGGCAAGCTATCTACTTCACGATGTCGACATGGGTTCCGTACCAGCCACAGCTCATGCGCGCACTACTCGAACTCGTAAAACGATAA